A section of the Larus michahellis chromosome 1, bLarMic1.1, whole genome shotgun sequence genome encodes:
- the RASD2 gene encoding GTP-binding protein Rhes — MMKTMSGGNCNLNVPAKNSYRMVVLGASRVGKSSIVSRFLNGRFEDQYTPTIEDFHRKVYNIRGDMYQLDILDTSGNHPFPAMRRLSILTGDVFILVFSLDNRESFDEVKRLQKQILEVKSCLKNKTKESADLPMVICGNKNDHSEIFRKVRSDEGEDLVSSDENCAYFEVSAKKNTNVDEMFYVLFSMAKLPHEMSPALHRKISIQYGDTFQQKSFRMRRVKDMDAYGMISPFARRPSVNSDLKYIKSKVLREGQSREREKCTIQ, encoded by the exons ATGATGAAGACCATGTCTGGTGGAAACTGCAACCTGAATGTGCCAGCCAAGAACTCATACCGCATGGTAGTGCTGGGAGCCTCCAGGGTGGGGAAAAGTTCCATTGTCTCACGCTTTCTCAATGGCCGGTTTGAGGACCAGTACACTCCCACCATTGAGGACTTTCACCGCAAGGTCTACAACATCCGGGGAGACATGTATCAGCTGGATATCCTGGACACCTCCGGGAATCACCCTTTCCCTGCCATGAGGAGGCTTTCCATCCTGACAG GGGATGTTTTCATCCTGGTATTTAGCTTGGACAACAGAGAATCTTTTGATGAGGTCAAAAGGCTCCAGAAACAGATCCTTGAGGTCAAATCCTGCCTGAAGAACAAGACCAAGGAATCAGCTGACCTCCCCATGGTGATCTGCGGCAACAAAAATGATCACAGTGAAATCTTCCGCAAGGTACGCTCAGATGAAGGTGAGGACCTTGTCTCCAGTGACGAAAACTGTGCTTACTTTGAAGTTTCAGCCAAGAAGAACACCAATGTAGATGAGATGTTCTACGTCCTCTTCAGCATGGCCAAGCTACCTCATGAGATGAGCCCTGCCCTCCACAGGAAAATCTCCATCCAGTATGGTGACACCTTCCAACAGAAATCCTTCCGGATGCGCCGAGTCAAGGACATGGATGCCTATGGCATGATCTCTCCCTTTGCTCGCCGGCCAAGTGTCAACAGTGACCTGAAGTATATCAAATCAAAAGTTCTCAGGGAAGGTCagtcaagggagagagagaaatgcacaATCCAGTGA